In the uncultured Methanolobus sp. genome, one interval contains:
- a CDS encoding tRNA (guanine(10)-N(2))-dimethyltransferase → MKVRSVKEGDTEVLVPIPEEGANFAPSAAPVFFNPVMEMNRDISIAATSAFLNRMEPDPEKTITYVDALSASGIRGLRVANEIGIHTTLNDWSEDACELIKQNIEKLGIDDHTIASHKNANVLLHEKHFNIVDLDPFGTPAPFLAAASRSVINLLEVTATDTAPLCGAHLNSGIRKYAALPFNNEYHSEMGVRILLGKIARELSLYDKAMFPLLSHATRHYVRTYLHIRKGAKQADKMLKKLGFIAQCECGNRETKYGLAAHIGDTCSLCGKKTIIAGPLWLGDLHEPQFCNETIEELELRSCGTKEMSVKMLEFCRDELNIPMFYDQHLICKKLGVSASAINILITELKNNGFRASRTHFSGTSFKTDAKLQDIERIIVDIR, encoded by the coding sequence ATGAAAGTAAGATCTGTTAAAGAAGGAGATACAGAAGTTCTTGTTCCCATTCCTGAAGAAGGGGCTAATTTTGCTCCTTCTGCAGCACCTGTTTTTTTTAATCCGGTTATGGAGATGAACCGTGATATCTCCATAGCTGCAACATCTGCTTTCCTTAATAGAATGGAACCTGACCCTGAGAAGACCATCACTTATGTTGATGCACTGTCAGCTTCAGGTATCAGGGGTTTAAGAGTAGCCAATGAAATTGGCATCCATACCACCCTGAATGACTGGAGTGAGGATGCCTGTGAACTCATAAAGCAAAACATTGAGAAACTTGGCATTGATGACCATACAATTGCAAGCCACAAAAATGCCAATGTGCTGCTCCATGAAAAACATTTCAATATTGTTGACCTTGATCCTTTTGGAACACCTGCACCGTTTCTTGCTGCCGCCTCCCGTTCGGTTATTAATTTGCTGGAGGTCACAGCAACTGATACAGCACCGCTTTGTGGTGCACACCTGAACTCAGGAATCCGCAAATATGCAGCACTTCCCTTTAACAATGAATACCACAGCGAGATGGGAGTGCGTATTCTTCTTGGTAAAATTGCAAGGGAACTGTCATTATATGATAAAGCCATGTTTCCTCTTTTGTCCCATGCCACAAGACATTATGTGCGAACATATCTTCATATCAGAAAAGGCGCCAAGCAGGCAGACAAGATGTTGAAAAAACTCGGATTCATTGCCCAGTGCGAATGCGGGAATCGCGAGACAAAATATGGTCTTGCAGCCCACATTGGTGACACATGTAGTCTCTGTGGAAAGAAAACTATAATTGCAGGACCTTTGTGGCTTGGGGATTTGCATGAGCCGCAGTTCTGTAATGAAACCATCGAGGAACTGGAACTTAGAAGCTGCGGGACTAAAGAAATGTCCGTCAAAATGCTGGAGTTCTGCAGGGATGAGCTTAATATTCCTATGTTCTATGACCAGCACCTGATATGTAAGAAACTTGGAGTTTCTGCCTCAGCTATTAATATACTTATCACAGAACTTAAGAATAATGGATTTAGAGCTTCAAGGACCCATTTCAGCGGTACTTCGTTTAAAACGGATGCAAAATTGCAGGATATAGAAAGAATTATTGTTGACATCCGATAG
- a CDS encoding metallophosphoesterase, translating into MRLFAIADPHGNYSRIEELLRIAGNVDLVLIAGDITNFGPDEKALELFDKFRQKILAVPGNCDNESIIKVVEGSKAINLHKVSISIDGVKFMGMGGSNPTPFCTPFEIQECDFEENVSNMLEDLKAGEILVTLTHTPPFGILDTVGDTHVGCKALNVFLDRADLMICGHIHEARGIERSGKTIIVNPGMAALGFAAVIDINTEIENNVPIINVELIKSDREVI; encoded by the coding sequence ATGAGATTGTTTGCTATTGCCGATCCGCATGGAAATTACTCCAGGATAGAGGAACTTCTAAGGATTGCAGGCAATGTGGATCTTGTGCTTATAGCAGGTGACATTACAAATTTCGGACCTGATGAAAAAGCCCTGGAACTATTTGATAAATTCAGGCAGAAAATACTTGCTGTTCCCGGCAACTGCGATAATGAATCTATAATCAAAGTCGTTGAGGGATCAAAAGCCATCAACCTGCATAAGGTGTCAATCTCAATCGATGGAGTAAAGTTCATGGGCATGGGTGGATCCAACCCCACACCTTTCTGCACTCCATTTGAAATACAGGAATGTGATTTTGAAGAAAATGTAAGTAACATGCTGGAAGACCTGAAAGCAGGTGAAATACTTGTGACCCTTACACACACGCCTCCCTTTGGTATCCTTGATACGGTGGGAGATACGCATGTTGGATGCAAGGCACTCAACGTGTTCCTTGACAGGGCTGACCTGATGATCTGTGGTCACATTCATGAAGCAAGAGGAATAGAGAGGTCCGGAAAAACAATAATTGTCAATCCGGGAATGGCTGCTTTAGGATTTGCTGCTGTTATAGATATAAATACAGAAATTGAAAATAATGTTCCAATTATAAATGTTGAACTTATAAAAAGTGATAGAGAAGTTATTTAA
- a CDS encoding TIGR00266 family protein yields MADEIDYNIIGDDMQLVEVELDPGEAVRAEAGAMMYMGPGIRMETSTGGGLLKGLKRAVTGESFFITSFVHEGEGKGYVAFGAPYPGKIIPLDLSRFGGSFLCQKDSFLCAANGIEIEMALTKKIGAGLFGGEGFILQRLKGNGIAFVHAGGTIVERDLAAGETIRVDTGCLTAFEESVGYDITWAGGFKNALFGGEGLVLATLTGPGKIYLQSLPFSRLADRIVAASKYMTGSQREESSGVAGLGSSALGSILGGDRSF; encoded by the coding sequence ATGGCAGATGAAATAGATTATAATATTATTGGCGACGACATGCAGCTTGTAGAGGTAGAACTGGACCCAGGCGAGGCTGTAAGGGCAGAAGCCGGAGCTATGATGTACATGGGACCGGGAATCAGAATGGAAACATCTACAGGTGGCGGCCTGCTTAAAGGATTAAAACGTGCAGTCACAGGTGAGAGTTTCTTTATAACCAGTTTTGTCCATGAAGGAGAAGGAAAAGGATATGTGGCGTTTGGAGCACCCTATCCCGGAAAGATAATCCCACTTGATCTCAGCAGGTTCGGAGGCAGTTTCCTCTGCCAGAAGGATTCTTTCCTCTGTGCAGCAAATGGGATCGAGATCGAAATGGCACTTACCAAAAAGATAGGAGCAGGGCTTTTCGGCGGTGAAGGGTTCATACTCCAGAGACTAAAGGGAAACGGAATAGCCTTTGTGCATGCAGGCGGTACCATAGTAGAGAGGGACCTTGCAGCAGGGGAAACCATCAGGGTCGATACCGGTTGTCTTACCGCATTTGAGGAAAGTGTCGGATATGATATTACATGGGCAGGCGGTTTTAAGAATGCTCTGTTTGGTGGTGAAGGACTCGTACTTGCAACCCTCACAGGCCCGGGAAAAATCTATCTCCAGAGTCTGCCATTCTCGCGCCTTGCAGACAGGATCGTTGCTGCATCAAAATACATGACTGGTAGCCAGAGGGAAGAATCATCAGGAGTTGCAGGTCTGGGTAGCAGTGCGCTGGGAAGCATTCTTGGTGGGGATCGTTCTTTCTGA
- a CDS encoding aminotransferase class I/II-fold pyridoxal phosphate-dependent enzyme, which translates to MLALQARKHDGRTHNLAKNVNNAESDILDFSSNVNPLGTPFNFQASNLELGQIILKSIERFDQYPDNRYLELRKAAAAFAGHNISADNIVPGNGTCELLRLIMETVVSEEDMVIITSPSSGEYRHIAEVFGARIHSFTTDELLHLPKMTLDRAKVIILGNPNNPTGRIIPKDELSDFAHKCAEHDTLLIVDESAIELADPDMSIACMALDSDYLFVIRSVSRITAMPGIRLAYGIASLELANILNAARLSWNIGVTDEAIGLAFLNMEGGPHSEYLTKSRKFIKKERKYIIKRFSGIYGFDPVESSTNYILIDVKDLFLDSVRLTEGLASHGILIRECSDFFNGNKRYVRVSVRLRDDFEKLIHTLDDVFAETSREDAREKLEETIEHGGSSTAGRGTCEYYPCHFSGQDCTFCFCPFYACEDERTGGKWIESSTGGQVWSCEHCTLLHRPKVAKMVLDALMADGDTDDNIRRAWKEIIEPLL; encoded by the coding sequence TTGCTTGCACTGCAGGCAAGGAAACACGACGGTAGAACTCATAACCTGGCAAAGAATGTCAACAATGCAGAATCAGATATTCTTGATTTCAGTTCCAATGTGAATCCTCTGGGTACACCGTTCAATTTCCAGGCAAGTAACCTTGAACTGGGACAAATCATCCTGAAATCTATCGAAAGGTTTGACCAGTATCCTGATAACAGGTACCTTGAACTCAGAAAAGCTGCTGCTGCTTTTGCAGGTCACAATATATCTGCGGACAATATCGTTCCCGGAAACGGTACATGTGAACTTCTGCGCCTGATAATGGAGACTGTGGTCAGTGAAGAAGACATGGTGATTATCACTTCACCCTCTTCCGGTGAATATCGTCATATTGCAGAGGTTTTCGGAGCACGCATTCATTCTTTTACTACAGATGAATTATTACATCTTCCGAAGATGACACTGGACAGGGCAAAGGTCATTATTCTCGGAAATCCCAATAATCCCACCGGTCGGATCATACCGAAGGATGAACTTTCTGATTTTGCACATAAATGTGCTGAACATGACACCCTGCTTATTGTTGACGAATCCGCAATTGAACTGGCGGACCCTGATATGAGCATTGCCTGTATGGCACTGGATAGTGATTATCTCTTTGTAATAAGATCCGTATCCAGGATCACGGCTATGCCGGGTATTAGACTGGCATACGGAATTGCTTCTCTTGAGCTTGCAAACATACTCAATGCTGCACGCCTTTCATGGAATATTGGTGTGACAGACGAAGCCATAGGTTTAGCTTTCCTGAACATGGAAGGCGGCCCTCACAGTGAATATCTGACAAAATCCCGTAAGTTCATTAAAAAAGAAAGGAAATACATAATCAAGCGCTTCTCTGGAATTTATGGTTTTGATCCTGTTGAAAGCAGTACTAACTATATACTTATTGATGTGAAAGACCTGTTTCTGGACTCTGTCAGATTAACTGAGGGACTGGCTTCACATGGGATTCTTATCCGTGAGTGCAGCGATTTCTTTAACGGGAATAAAAGATATGTGCGGGTGTCAGTCCGCTTAAGGGATGATTTTGAAAAACTGATACATACCCTTGATGATGTTTTTGCTGAAACGAGCAGGGAAGATGCAAGGGAAAAACTTGAAGAAACCATAGAGCATGGTGGTAGTTCCACTGCAGGCCGTGGTACTTGTGAATATTACCCCTGTCATTTTTCCGGGCAGGATTGCACTTTCTGTTTCTGTCCTTTCTATGCATGCGAGGATGAGCGGACAGGAGGAAAGTGGATCGAAAGCTCCACCGGAGGGCAGGTGTGGAGCTGCGAACATTGTACTTTATTGCATAGACCAAAGGTCGCCAAAATGGTGCTTGATGCACTGATGGCAGACGGAGACACTGATGATAATATTAGGAGAGCATGGAAGGAGATTATTGAACCCCTGCTTTGA
- a CDS encoding aminotransferase class I/II-fold pyridoxal phosphate-dependent enzyme, protein MTDQKPPLPVKKYLLNLKPCVHGGLIRKSSQKYGIPESEILDASASLNPLGTPFDQPDPELGLQELLDKGLEKLEQYPDNRYLEYRTAAAEFVGMGMTYENIIPGNGSTEIIRLVAECALAEDDIVLIPRPTFSEYELQCSVMGARIKYVEQDDIFELGDDVLAEAKILFVCNPNNPTGKLFVKEKMEKLAEQCAAQKTILFVDEAYIELADPQQSVAYLVENNDYVFIQRSLTKSFAIPGVRMGFGVASSKFACVLNNARLSWNMGCISDTIATALLSMEGGVNSKYLLDSRAFIEHEREFLMKKLSRRGFKPAESSVNYIYVDITDLSLNSSELAERMASHGVLIRDCSSFQDNGKNHIRVAIRTREENERIADTIRQVIYEWGREQAEMQLRENLKLAAKCGRKGSNTDCDYYPCHFEGQDCTFCFCPFYPCADSRTGGEWIESSSGGQVWSCLNCTIVHEEKIVDDLLSIFVSEGLSDESIRKAWKEVMEPNL, encoded by the coding sequence GTGACGGACCAAAAACCACCTCTTCCGGTAAAGAAATATCTTCTCAACCTTAAGCCATGTGTTCATGGCGGACTGATAAGAAAAAGTTCCCAGAAATACGGCATTCCCGAATCCGAGATTCTTGATGCAAGTGCAAGCCTGAATCCCTTAGGAACCCCTTTTGACCAGCCGGACCCGGAACTTGGCTTACAGGAACTCCTTGATAAAGGACTTGAAAAGCTTGAGCAGTACCCTGACAACAGGTATCTCGAGTACCGCACGGCTGCTGCAGAATTTGTGGGAATGGGAATGACATACGAAAATATCATTCCCGGAAATGGTTCAACTGAGATAATCAGACTGGTGGCAGAATGTGCCTTAGCTGAAGATGATATAGTATTAATTCCAAGACCGACTTTCAGTGAGTATGAGTTGCAGTGCAGTGTCATGGGTGCCAGGATTAAGTACGTTGAACAGGATGATATCTTTGAACTTGGGGATGATGTCCTTGCTGAGGCTAAGATTCTCTTTGTGTGCAATCCCAATAACCCAACCGGGAAATTGTTTGTGAAAGAAAAGATGGAAAAGCTTGCAGAACAATGTGCAGCCCAGAAGACTATCCTCTTTGTTGATGAGGCTTACATTGAACTGGCAGACCCACAGCAGAGTGTTGCTTACCTTGTGGAAAATAATGATTATGTTTTTATCCAGCGTTCTTTAACAAAGTCGTTTGCGATTCCCGGAGTCAGGATGGGATTTGGAGTTGCCTCCTCAAAATTTGCATGTGTGCTTAACAATGCAAGACTTTCCTGGAACATGGGTTGTATTTCCGACACAATTGCGACTGCGTTGCTCAGTATGGAAGGTGGAGTTAACAGCAAATATCTCCTGGACTCCAGGGCTTTCATAGAACATGAACGCGAGTTCCTTATGAAAAAACTCTCTCGCAGGGGTTTCAAGCCTGCAGAAAGCAGTGTCAACTATATTTATGTGGATATTACTGATCTATCACTTAATTCATCAGAGCTTGCAGAAAGGATGGCTTCCCATGGTGTGCTGATCCGTGATTGCAGTTCTTTTCAGGACAACGGCAAGAACCATATAAGGGTGGCAATACGCACAAGGGAAGAGAATGAGCGTATTGCAGACACCATTCGTCAGGTAATATATGAATGGGGCAGGGAACAGGCTGAGATGCAGCTTCGGGAAAATCTAAAGCTAGCTGCGAAATGTGGTCGTAAGGGAAGTAATACGGACTGTGACTATTATCCCTGTCATTTTGAAGGACAGGACTGTACTTTTTGTTTCTGTCCGTTCTATCCATGTGCAGACAGCCGTACAGGTGGTGAATGGATCGAAAGCTCAAGTGGCGGTCAGGTGTGGAGCTGTCTGAATTGTACTATCGTCCATGAAGAAAAGATAGTCGATGACTTGTTGTCTATCTTTGTTTCTGAAGGTCTCAGCGATGAAAGTATCAGAAAAGCATGGAAGGAAGTAATGGAGCCTAATCTATGA
- a CDS encoding cobalamin biosynthesis protein — translation MILPVPELANASELAIVLLLAYALDLVFNEPPFAIHPVVWMGRLIGFFKKHIPENNRRLYGIFIGLATIFFGCMIAYLVMLFMSVESIPAVLRYLVAAYFLKATFAIRCLYGAASEVRSELDAGKLDSARQKLSMYVSRNTSKLEEGQVSSAIIETTSENYVDGILSPLLFYACFGPYGLIAAYIFKATSTLDSMVGYTDERHREVGWFSAKFDDILNWIPARLSVFFLSAATLIVSLLYRKVKIPDYRTALKTGIRDGLKTPSPNSGFPMASIAGALKIKLEKPNTYVLGDGFVYPVSEDIKLTSWIILVASFFAIIASLLIIMA, via the coding sequence ATGATCCTGCCGGTGCCGGAACTTGCAAATGCCAGTGAACTTGCAATAGTGCTCCTTCTGGCCTATGCTCTGGACCTTGTGTTTAATGAGCCTCCATTTGCAATTCACCCGGTTGTATGGATGGGCAGATTGATAGGCTTTTTCAAGAAACACATTCCCGAAAACAATCGCCGGCTTTACGGGATATTCATAGGCCTGGCCACAATCTTCTTTGGATGCATGATTGCTTATCTTGTAATGTTATTCATGAGTGTTGAATCCATACCGGCAGTTCTTCGTTATCTTGTAGCTGCTTATTTCCTCAAGGCAACATTTGCAATTCGCTGTCTTTACGGTGCGGCCAGTGAGGTAAGGAGTGAACTTGATGCCGGAAAACTTGACAGCGCTAGACAGAAACTTTCCATGTATGTCAGCCGTAATACATCTAAACTGGAAGAGGGACAGGTTTCTTCAGCAATAATCGAGACAACATCAGAGAACTATGTTGACGGGATACTTTCCCCTTTGTTGTTCTATGCCTGTTTCGGACCTTACGGACTGATAGCAGCATACATCTTCAAAGCTACAAGCACCCTTGATTCCATGGTCGGATATACAGATGAACGCCATCGTGAAGTGGGATGGTTCTCTGCGAAATTTGATGACATACTCAACTGGATACCGGCACGTTTGTCCGTGTTTTTCCTGTCAGCTGCAACTCTTATCGTAAGCCTGTTATATCGTAAGGTCAAAATCCCTGATTACAGGACAGCTCTTAAGACAGGCATCAGGGACGGACTTAAGACACCGTCCCCTAATTCCGGTTTCCCAATGGCCTCTATTGCAGGGGCCCTGAAAATAAAACTGGAAAAACCAAACACCTATGTACTGGGTGACGGTTTTGTTTACCCGGTGTCAGAGGATATCAAACTCACATCCTGGATAATCCTTGTGGCATCGTTCTTTGCGATCATCGCATCTTTGCTTATAATTATGGCATAA
- the cobZ gene encoding alpha-ribazole phosphatase CobZ, with the protein MKLSDIESKDLKKNQSEELEGEIARDIIDILEEEEGITVQMLVDAALELYAPHPGIETRELAEEKFLKELNIAVSDPNLCLLIYSGILLEKEGREGRLPNISRSSYEKDLTFIIADEVLGMSISKYISGDKGMFEFVRFDKQKPGILAELGPFMDDIIGGLIGGVSANMYTRSMAEAAEKSRNESKKKKTDTENKSDVIAG; encoded by the coding sequence ATGAAATTATCGGATATAGAATCAAAAGACCTGAAAAAGAATCAGTCAGAAGAACTGGAAGGTGAGATAGCCAGGGATATAATTGATATCCTTGAAGAAGAAGAAGGAATAACGGTTCAAATGCTTGTTGATGCAGCGCTTGAACTTTACGCACCACACCCGGGTATAGAGACAAGGGAACTTGCCGAGGAAAAATTCCTTAAAGAACTTAATATTGCGGTATCCGATCCGAACCTCTGTCTTCTTATCTATTCCGGCATATTGCTTGAGAAAGAGGGGCGAGAAGGGCGTTTACCTAATATTAGCAGAAGTTCGTACGAAAAGGACCTGACATTCATCATTGCGGATGAGGTGCTTGGCATGAGTATTTCCAAGTATATCAGCGGTGACAAAGGAATGTTTGAGTTCGTACGTTTTGACAAACAAAAACCCGGAATTCTTGCTGAACTTGGTCCTTTCATGGATGATATTATCGGCGGCCTTATCGGAGGAGTATCTGCAAACATGTATACAAGATCAATGGCAGAGGCTGCTGAGAAATCCAGGAATGAAAGCAAGAAAAAGAAAACAGACACTGAAAACAAGAGTGATGTGATAGCAGGATGA
- the cobS gene encoding adenosylcobinamide-GDP ribazoletransferase — MNGFLLALRSSFGFLSTIPVGITMEGLDEFFKRTYLHQIVGIVLGLMMGAVAYLLVSYIPVSIAAVLIIAFVYYITGLNHLDGMADLGDGMTAHGSVEKKLKALKDMSLGIGGVAYASLIIIAFYATLVALHEQSLIVYSSDDNVARVFFLAMFVSELSAMQSMLTIAAFGKSIHQGLGSILVENTTVPKYLMGFAIGIVACVAMSFYLGFGIIGIIPFIAAILATFVLLNTSNRHFGGVNGDVIGASNEVGRIIALITVTMVLMYGGIAWTL; from the coding sequence ATGAACGGGTTCTTATTAGCTCTCAGATCCAGTTTCGGATTTCTCTCGACAATTCCTGTAGGTATTACCATGGAGGGACTCGATGAGTTCTTCAAACGGACATACCTGCATCAGATAGTGGGAATTGTCCTTGGACTGATGATGGGTGCGGTTGCATATCTTCTTGTAAGTTACATTCCGGTCTCTATTGCTGCTGTGCTCATAATAGCTTTTGTCTATTATATTACAGGACTGAACCATCTGGATGGTATGGCTGATCTTGGAGATGGTATGACTGCTCATGGTTCTGTGGAAAAGAAGCTCAAAGCACTGAAGGATATGTCTCTTGGAATAGGCGGCGTTGCCTATGCCTCCCTTATTATTATCGCATTCTATGCGACTCTGGTAGCATTGCACGAACAGTCCCTGATAGTATACTCGTCTGATGATAATGTGGCACGAGTATTTTTCCTTGCGATGTTTGTGTCAGAGCTAAGCGCCATGCAGTCCATGCTGACAATTGCTGCATTTGGTAAATCGATACACCAGGGACTGGGATCGATACTTGTGGAGAACACCACAGTACCTAAATATCTTATGGGATTCGCAATTGGTATTGTTGCATGTGTTGCAATGTCATTTTACCTGGGTTTTGGTATTATCGGCATCATTCCGTTCATTGCAGCCATTTTGGCAACCTTTGTTTTGCTCAATACCAGTAACAGGCATTTTGGTGGGGTGAATGGTGATGTTATTGGTGCTTCCAACGAAGTCGGTCGTATAATTGCATTGATTACGGTGACAATGGTATTGATGTATGGAGGGATTGCTTGGACGCTATAA
- a CDS encoding NTP transferase domain-containing protein produces the protein MDAIIMAGGFGSRLGMGEKPCVELLGKPLISYVIDTLLNTESISGIYVAVSPATPKTASYVEEEYEGRVHIIPTGGGNYVGDMVYAVKAACISDPLMVLMSDLPLLTPDLLERVISEYKNCGKPAMSIFSPISVCKNLGIRPDTVFNWEGGGKLIVPSGVNIMDGKNVDHEQEYVSLVMDDIEFALNINTVDDLNKCKEMILERKTKAIKN, from the coding sequence TTGGACGCTATAATAATGGCAGGAGGATTTGGAAGCAGGCTTGGCATGGGGGAAAAACCCTGTGTTGAACTACTTGGAAAACCTCTGATATCATATGTGATCGACACGCTTCTGAATACAGAGAGTATAAGCGGTATTTATGTAGCCGTATCTCCGGCAACACCAAAAACAGCATCATATGTTGAGGAAGAGTATGAAGGTAGAGTCCATATCATTCCGACAGGGGGTGGAAACTATGTCGGTGACATGGTATATGCTGTAAAGGCTGCCTGTATAAGCGATCCGTTAATGGTTCTTATGTCGGATCTTCCGTTGCTGACCCCGGATCTACTGGAAAGGGTTATTTCAGAATACAAGAATTGCGGTAAGCCCGCAATGTCCATTTTTTCTCCGATATCGGTTTGCAAAAACCTTGGTATAAGACCTGACACAGTGTTTAACTGGGAAGGAGGAGGAAAACTGATAGTTCCTTCAGGTGTCAACATAATGGATGGTAAGAATGTTGATCATGAACAGGAGTATGTCAGTCTTGTGATGGATGATATTGAATTTGCTCTTAATATCAATACGGTTGATGACCTGAATAAATGCAAGGAAATGATACTTGAGAGGAAGACGAAAGCGATAAAGAATTAA
- a CDS encoding formylglycine-generating enzyme family protein produces MIKRSYMTFIMCLVLLAAVLVSGCTGSDDTANGETQQEVAEEEIPAPEETEVDDSTFTNSIDMEFVKIPSGEFLMGAPEEEKYSDREERPVHQVTIGNDFYVGVYEVTQDQWEEVMGENPSYFTGDGDLPVEEVSWAEVNEFIEALNEMEGTEGYRLPTEAEWEYATRADTETAFWFGDDTSMLADYGWFDDNSEDKTRPVGMKEANPWGLYDVHGNVAEWVQDEYHSNYYKAPTDGSEWTNGVDRRVIRGGSWDNAEVNCRSASRDSIGEGSRMNYIGFRLVKEI; encoded by the coding sequence ATGATCAAAAGATCTTACATGACATTTATTATGTGTCTCGTACTTCTGGCTGCAGTTTTAGTGAGCGGATGCACTGGTTCCGATGACACTGCAAATGGAGAAACGCAGCAGGAAGTCGCAGAGGAGGAAATTCCGGCTCCTGAAGAAACAGAGGTTGATGACAGTACATTCACCAATTCAATTGATATGGAATTTGTGAAGATACCTTCAGGTGAATTCCTGATGGGTGCTCCTGAAGAGGAAAAGTATAGTGACAGGGAAGAGAGACCCGTTCACCAGGTGACCATTGGAAATGATTTCTATGTTGGAGTTTATGAAGTAACTCAGGATCAATGGGAAGAAGTTATGGGTGAGAATCCTTCCTATTTCACAGGTGATGGTGACCTCCCTGTTGAGGAAGTTTCCTGGGCAGAGGTAAACGAGTTCATAGAGGCCCTCAATGAGATGGAAGGAACCGAAGGCTATCGTCTGCCTACCGAAGCTGAATGGGAATATGCTACAAGAGCAGATACAGAAACTGCATTCTGGTTTGGTGATGACACTTCAATGCTGGCTGATTATGGCTGGTTCGACGATAATTCAGAGGACAAGACCAGGCCGGTTGGTATGAAGGAAGCAAACCCATGGGGTCTCTATGATGTGCATGGAAATGTTGCCGAGTGGGTGCAGGATGAATATCACAGTAACTACTACAAAGCGCCAACTGATGGCAGTGAATGGACAAACGGAGTCGATAGAAGAGTTATCCGCGGTGGAAGCTGGGATAATGCAGAAGTGAACTGCCGTTCCGCTTCAAGAGACAGCATTGGTGAAGGGAGCCGCATGAATTACATTGGTTTCCGTCTTGTGAAGGAAATTTGA